In Robbsia sp. KACC 23696, a single window of DNA contains:
- a CDS encoding LysR family transcriptional regulator: MKTTTEELLAFVTVVDAGSITAAADALAQTVSGVSRALTRLETKLDVTLIRRTTRRLLVTDEGQRFLSHARQILAAIALAEASVGGATDAPTGRLRVDAASPFILHAIVPHVAAFQAQYPHITLELTSHEHIVDLLEHRVDLAIRIGVLQDSSLHARALGHSPIRVLASPAYLDRYGRPQDVAALRDHRLIGFTAPDSLNAWPLPDPDAAEGADSSFHITPNLRASSGETIRHLALAGNGIACLSAFMTDADIGRGDLEVVLADLQQDVRQPIHAVFYQNATMAPRIKAFLDFLASRIDYRWHGVARGPQPASKRQ, translated from the coding sequence ATGAAAACCACCACAGAGGAACTGCTGGCCTTTGTCACCGTCGTCGACGCCGGATCGATCACCGCGGCGGCCGACGCCTTGGCGCAAACGGTGTCCGGCGTGAGTCGTGCCTTGACCCGTCTGGAAACAAAGCTGGACGTGACCTTGATCCGCCGCACCACGCGTCGCCTGTTGGTCACGGACGAAGGGCAGCGCTTCCTCTCCCATGCCAGACAGATTCTGGCGGCAATCGCGCTCGCCGAAGCGTCCGTCGGCGGCGCGACCGATGCGCCCACGGGCCGTTTGCGCGTCGATGCCGCCTCGCCTTTTATCCTGCATGCCATCGTGCCGCACGTGGCGGCGTTTCAAGCGCAGTATCCGCACATCACGCTGGAACTGACCAGTCACGAGCACATCGTCGACTTGCTGGAGCACCGCGTCGATCTGGCGATTCGGATTGGCGTGTTACAGGATTCGTCCTTGCATGCCAGGGCGCTGGGACATAGCCCGATTCGGGTCCTGGCCAGCCCCGCGTATCTCGATCGATATGGCCGCCCGCAGGACGTCGCCGCCTTGCGCGATCATCGACTGATCGGCTTCACCGCGCCGGACAGCCTGAATGCCTGGCCTCTTCCCGATCCCGATGCGGCGGAAGGTGCCGATTCGTCGTTTCACATCACGCCGAACCTGCGTGCCTCCAGTGGCGAAACGATCCGGCATCTGGCCTTGGCGGGCAATGGTATCGCCTGCCTCTCCGCCTTCATGACCGACGCCGATATCGGGCGGGGCGATCTGGAGGTCGTGCTGGCCGATCTGCAACAAGACGTGCGTCAGCCGATTCACGCGGTGTTTTACCAAAATGCCACGATGGCGCCACGGATCAAGGCCTTTCTAGACTTTCTGGCATCTCGAATCGACTATCGATGGCACGGCGTCGCGCGGGGACCGCAGCCGGCCTCAAAGCGGCAATAG